A genomic stretch from Streptomyces venezuelae ATCC 10712 includes:
- a CDS encoding ATP-grasp domain-containing protein, with translation MGEPALPVLLVVHDEGSAAPMRILAAARGLCRVVLLCEPDRPRVAEGLRSVGRHAEIADVTGLDTEAVGRLAAGFDPAGVVTFSERRLRLTASVAEACGLPFHTGETVDVLTDKFRQRRALAEHGVQDTRCAVVPRTGGADDVDGLDAALARVGLPAVLKPRTGAGSVDTCLVRSADECRSRLAEFAQDRDDPGEFVLEEYLPGDPDQAGPGWGDYVSVESVVVDGEPRTVAVTGKLPLAPPFRETGHLLPAPLAPGAAADAVRLERRALRALGVRHGVTHTEIKLTPAGPRVIEVNGRLGGHMAELVQRSLGYDLVAAALRLALGLPVDSPETPPGHGRGTGPGGVAFHFKVVPPPGAPPPDRASLVERLMEVPGVDLVDLADLTEIPGPSGWRAGTAGAVGVVYGSAPDHAELRKVLDRLRELLDAAWRTPEPEAPRSPFAHPRTDVRWPLITPHP, from the coding sequence ATGGGCGAGCCCGCACTGCCCGTCCTGCTCGTCGTCCACGACGAGGGCTCCGCGGCGCCCATGCGGATCCTGGCGGCGGCCAGGGGACTGTGCCGGGTGGTGCTGCTCTGCGAGCCGGACCGGCCGCGCGTCGCGGAGGGGCTCCGGAGCGTGGGACGGCACGCCGAGATCGCGGACGTCACCGGCCTCGACACCGAAGCCGTGGGCCGGCTGGCCGCCGGGTTCGACCCGGCCGGAGTGGTCACCTTCAGCGAACGGCGGCTGCGGCTCACGGCGTCGGTGGCCGAGGCCTGCGGTCTGCCGTTCCACACGGGGGAGACCGTGGACGTCCTGACGGACAAGTTCCGGCAGCGCCGGGCCCTGGCCGAGCACGGCGTCCAGGACACCCGGTGCGCTGTCGTCCCGCGCACCGGGGGCGCTGACGACGTCGACGGTCTCGACGCCGCGCTCGCCCGCGTGGGCCTGCCCGCCGTGCTCAAGCCGAGGACCGGGGCGGGCAGCGTCGACACCTGCCTGGTCCGGTCGGCGGACGAGTGCCGGTCCCGGCTCGCCGAGTTCGCCCAAGACCGGGACGACCCCGGGGAGTTCGTCCTGGAGGAGTACCTCCCCGGCGATCCGGACCAGGCCGGCCCCGGCTGGGGGGACTACGTCTCCGTGGAGTCCGTGGTCGTCGACGGAGAACCCCGGACCGTCGCGGTGACGGGCAAGCTCCCGCTCGCCCCGCCGTTCCGGGAGACGGGACACCTCCTGCCCGCCCCGCTGGCCCCCGGGGCGGCGGCGGACGCCGTGCGCCTGGAGCGGCGTGCGCTGCGCGCCCTGGGCGTACGGCACGGGGTGACCCACACCGAGATCAAGCTGACCCCGGCCGGGCCCAGGGTCATCGAGGTCAACGGCCGCCTGGGCGGCCACATGGCCGAACTCGTCCAGCGTTCCCTGGGGTACGACCTGGTGGCGGCGGCCCTGCGGCTCGCCCTCGGCCTCCCCGTGGACAGCCCGGAAACCCCGCCGGGACACGGCCGGGGTACGGGTCCTGGCGGGGTGGCGTTCCACTTCAAGGTGGTCCCGCCGCCCGGCGCGCCGCCGCCGGACCGGGCGTCGCTCGTGGAGCGCCTCATGGAGGTCCCGGGCGTGGACCTGGTCGACCTGGCGGACCTGACGGAGATCCCCGGACCGTCCGGATGGCGTGCGGGGACGGCCGGGGCCGTCGGTGTCGTGTACGGCTCCGCCCCGGACCACGCCGAGCTGCGGAAAGTACTGGACCGGCTGCGGGAACTGCTGGACGCCGCCTGGCGGACGCCCGAACCGGAAG
- a CDS encoding class I SAM-dependent methyltransferase: MPREWDAKTYDALPLPHQQWGKRTLGRLNLRGDETVLDAGCGTGRDTAALLDLVPDGRVIGVDGSTRMLDQLRVKLADRLDRLEVIHGDLTKPLGLAGPVDAVSSVATFHWITDHPALFANVARNLRPGGQFVAECGGEGNVARINAAVEEVLGATGEREQVWYFAGVEETTERLRAAGFTDIEVDLLPDPARLEPGEQLWSYLATVVLGSHLDRLPEEDHEDFVRSVAAKLPEPVVDYVRLNITARRA, encoded by the coding sequence GTGCCCCGTGAATGGGACGCCAAGACGTACGACGCCCTCCCCCTGCCGCACCAGCAGTGGGGCAAGCGGACCCTCGGCCGCCTCAACCTGCGCGGCGACGAGACCGTCCTGGACGCCGGCTGCGGCACGGGCCGTGACACGGCGGCGCTGCTCGACCTGGTGCCCGACGGCCGGGTGATCGGTGTCGACGGCTCCACCCGCATGCTGGACCAGCTCCGGGTGAAGCTGGCCGACCGGCTCGACCGCCTGGAGGTCATCCACGGCGACCTGACGAAGCCGCTGGGCCTTGCCGGGCCGGTGGACGCGGTCAGCAGCGTGGCCACGTTCCACTGGATCACCGACCACCCCGCCCTCTTCGCCAACGTGGCCCGGAACCTCCGCCCCGGCGGCCAGTTCGTCGCCGAGTGCGGCGGCGAGGGCAACGTCGCGCGGATCAACGCCGCCGTCGAGGAGGTGCTCGGCGCCACCGGCGAGCGGGAGCAGGTCTGGTACTTCGCCGGGGTCGAGGAGACCACCGAGCGGCTCCGCGCGGCCGGCTTCACCGACATCGAGGTCGACCTGCTGCCCGACCCGGCCCGGCTGGAGCCCGGCGAGCAGCTGTGGAGCTACCTCGCGACCGTGGTGCTGGGCTCCCACCTGGACCGGCTGCCCGAGGAGGACCACGAGGACTTCGTCCGGTCGGTCGCCGCGAAGCTGCCGGAGCCGGTCGTGGACTACGTCCGCCTGAACATCACGGCCCGCCGCGCGTAA
- a CDS encoding radical SAM protein, producing MSSLTTGGNGTVDLELNLGRLLDRNPQLQIPRDEYNINVTSNEGDQLSSEELAREYGTFPGAGHPAHLYFHLPLCNYICHFCNYVKRLVPRGKEDPSLRLWSDLLIEESRRYLDRFDWLSQARVESFYIGGGTAALLLNSPEYIEPLVRHARENYDLSDNVEFNIEGNPENFQRHHLETALGLGFNRFSLGVQSLQDEVNDFTKRRHSSAQSIEAIENLLATGCPFNVDMMFGLPYQTPESVRRDMTILTDLGVPTITIYRLRNADREEMGIGNRAVWNNPAVRERLISEGRFPDLDSTYAMRQEAVEVLLEKGYYPSPCGWWSRPDTYSGGNIPQTSKNKWEHYNTMIAYGPGAYGWLTGDQEEFLQTHNITDISKYVSFMQKNDGLPLNFGRRLSGHKAIGTALGFNFKANQPIDLQRYKDRFGADLMEMEPFASAFAELLERGLVEMVNDGTALKPTLDGEALHEEIIFHYFHQRIGLSDAPVCRR from the coding sequence TTGTCCAGCCTCACCACCGGCGGCAACGGCACCGTCGACCTGGAACTGAACCTCGGCCGACTCCTCGACCGCAACCCGCAGCTGCAGATCCCCCGCGACGAGTACAACATCAACGTCACCTCGAACGAGGGCGACCAGCTCAGCAGCGAGGAACTCGCCCGGGAGTACGGCACGTTCCCCGGCGCCGGCCACCCGGCCCACCTGTACTTCCACCTCCCCCTCTGCAACTACATCTGTCACTTCTGCAACTACGTGAAGCGGCTGGTGCCGCGCGGCAAGGAAGACCCCTCGCTGCGCCTGTGGTCCGACCTCCTCATCGAGGAGTCGCGCCGCTACCTGGACCGCTTCGACTGGCTGTCCCAGGCCCGCGTCGAGTCCTTCTACATCGGCGGCGGCACCGCCGCGCTGCTCCTCAACAGCCCCGAGTACATCGAGCCGCTGGTCCGCCACGCCCGCGAGAACTACGACCTGTCGGACAACGTCGAGTTCAACATCGAGGGCAACCCCGAGAACTTCCAGCGCCACCACCTGGAGACCGCGCTGGGGCTCGGCTTCAACCGGTTCAGCCTCGGCGTCCAGTCGCTCCAGGACGAGGTCAACGACTTCACCAAGCGCCGCCACTCCTCGGCCCAGTCCATCGAGGCCATCGAAAACCTGCTGGCGACCGGCTGCCCGTTCAACGTCGACATGATGTTCGGACTGCCGTACCAGACCCCCGAGTCCGTCCGCCGTGACATGACGATCCTCACCGACCTCGGCGTCCCCACGATCACCATCTACCGGCTGCGCAACGCGGACCGCGAGGAGATGGGCATCGGCAACCGGGCCGTCTGGAACAACCCGGCCGTACGCGAACGCCTCATCAGCGAGGGCCGCTTCCCCGACCTGGACTCCACCTACGCGATGCGGCAGGAGGCCGTCGAGGTCCTCCTGGAGAAGGGCTACTACCCGAGCCCCTGCGGCTGGTGGAGCCGCCCCGACACGTACAGCGGCGGCAACATCCCGCAGACGTCGAAGAACAAGTGGGAGCACTACAACACCATGATCGCGTACGGTCCCGGCGCCTACGGCTGGCTGACCGGCGACCAGGAGGAGTTCCTCCAGACCCACAACATCACCGACATCAGCAAGTACGTCTCGTTCATGCAGAAGAACGACGGCCTGCCCCTCAACTTCGGCCGCCGCCTCTCCGGCCACAAAGCCATCGGCACCGCCCTCGGCTTCAACTTCAAGGCCAACCAGCCGATCGACCTCCAGCGCTACAAGGACCGCTTCGGCGCCGACCTGATGGAGATGGAGCCCTTCGCGTCCGCCTTCGCGGAACTCCTGGAGCGCGGGCTCGTGGAGATGGTCAACGACGGCACCGCCCTGAAGCCGACCCTGGACGGCGAAGCCCTCCACGAGGAGATCATCTTCCACTACTTCCACCAGCGCATCGGCCTCTCCGACGCCCCGGTCTGCCGGCGGTGA
- a CDS encoding thioesterase domain-containing protein, translating into MLHQEATTTATTPTATTTTPATTPPPGVGRDGVELQLCDVWRKLLGRTDVGIHDDFFSLGGHSLLAIRLTVEVRRLFQVDLSAADLLSAATVAELAEIIRRGSTESRGQLVRIQAGTGDSPVYALPPVSGTVLLYPPVARAMGTDQPFWAVQSVGLQPGETPLGSIEEIADAFIEQLRTVHPEGAEWNLIGYSMGGLLAYETARRLTARGERVGLVGLLDTRITVSPSGDPDFALRALLWRGLKLELDIDWLRGLPPEERAAVLVERAVAAGTMPADFDADRLRRMIDMYQFNLDALAAYEVKPYDGTVTVFRVTDRSMEDGTLPEDLGWSAVAARTVVCDVPGNHFTMIEPGQVEVLGRRLREQLAAGRVQEGTPA; encoded by the coding sequence ATGCTCCACCAGGAAGCCACCACGACAGCCACCACCCCGACAGCCACCACCACGACACCCGCCACCACACCGCCCCCGGGCGTCGGCCGCGACGGTGTGGAGCTCCAACTCTGCGACGTATGGCGCAAGTTGCTCGGCCGGACGGACGTCGGCATCCACGACGACTTCTTCTCCCTCGGCGGCCACTCCCTGCTCGCCATCCGGCTCACCGTGGAGGTGCGGCGACTCTTCCAGGTCGACCTCTCCGCCGCGGACCTGCTCTCCGCCGCCACCGTCGCGGAGCTCGCCGAGATCATCCGCCGGGGATCCACGGAGTCCCGTGGCCAGCTGGTCCGCATCCAGGCGGGCACCGGCGACAGCCCCGTCTACGCCCTTCCGCCGGTCTCCGGCACGGTCCTGCTCTACCCGCCCGTGGCCCGGGCCATGGGCACCGACCAGCCGTTCTGGGCCGTGCAGTCGGTCGGGCTGCAGCCCGGCGAGACCCCGCTCGGCTCGATCGAGGAGATCGCCGACGCCTTCATCGAGCAGCTCCGCACCGTCCATCCCGAGGGCGCCGAGTGGAACCTGATCGGCTACTCCATGGGCGGCCTGCTCGCCTACGAGACCGCCCGCAGGCTCACGGCGCGCGGAGAGCGCGTCGGGCTCGTCGGACTGCTCGACACCCGGATCACCGTCTCGCCCTCGGGCGACCCCGACTTCGCCCTGCGAGCCCTGCTGTGGCGCGGACTCAAGCTGGAACTGGACATCGACTGGCTCCGCGGCCTGCCGCCCGAGGAGCGGGCGGCGGTGCTCGTCGAGCGGGCCGTCGCCGCCGGGACGATGCCGGCCGACTTCGACGCGGACCGGCTGCGCCGCATGATCGACATGTACCAGTTCAACCTGGACGCCCTCGCGGCCTACGAGGTGAAGCCGTACGACGGCACCGTCACCGTCTTCCGGGTCACGGACCGCTCCATGGAGGACGGCACGCTGCCCGAGGACCTCGGCTGGAGCGCGGTCGCCGCGCGCACCGTCGTCTGCGACGTGCCGGGCAACCACTTCACGATGATCGAGCCCGGGCAGGTCGAGGTGCTGGGCCGACGCCTGAGGGAGCAGCTCGCCGCCGGCCGCGTGCAGGAGGGAACGCCCGCGTGA
- a CDS encoding MFS transporter, protein MRRMKFGSIERGPGRMLLLGTLANSFGNGVFLTVSVLYFTRIAGFSPTQLGLGLSIAGIAGLFAGVPFGHLADRKGARGTTVVLLMLAGLATTAYLATDSFPLFVVIATFYATFDRGAHAARQALIPAVLSGEKLVLVRARIRVFTNLGISAGAGLGGLALLWDTRASYLLMFAINALSFVVCGLLFLRLPAAPVAADRAPGEPRLAVLRDRPYALLALINMVMLLYIPILGVIMPLWISLHTDAPRSLTAVLLLLNTLSVVALQVRVTKKIDSLEPAIRSFRTAGLVLLASCLAFALSADRGGVAATAALVVAAALHVYGEMVQSAGSWVIGYELAPADKQGQYQGLFNTGIAAVQMFGPVSLTLLLVDWGTPGWLVLGGVFLAGGLLMAPAVRWAQGRRATAGETDPAPLAV, encoded by the coding sequence ATGCGCCGCATGAAGTTCGGTTCCATAGAGCGGGGCCCGGGGCGCATGCTGCTCCTGGGAACGCTCGCGAATTCCTTCGGAAACGGTGTGTTCCTGACGGTTTCCGTGCTCTATTTCACCCGGATCGCGGGATTCTCCCCGACCCAGCTGGGCCTCGGCCTCAGCATCGCGGGAATCGCCGGTCTCTTCGCGGGCGTCCCGTTCGGGCACCTCGCCGACCGCAAGGGCGCCCGGGGCACCACCGTCGTCCTGCTGATGCTGGCCGGCCTCGCCACCACCGCCTACCTGGCGACGGACTCCTTCCCGCTGTTCGTCGTCATCGCGACCTTCTACGCGACGTTCGACCGGGGCGCGCACGCCGCCCGGCAGGCGCTGATCCCGGCGGTCCTCAGCGGCGAGAAGCTGGTGCTCGTCCGGGCCAGGATCCGAGTCTTCACCAACCTCGGCATCTCGGCCGGCGCCGGCCTCGGCGGTCTCGCCCTGCTGTGGGACACCCGGGCCTCGTACCTCCTCATGTTCGCGATCAACGCCCTCAGCTTCGTGGTGTGCGGACTGCTGTTCCTGCGGCTGCCCGCCGCGCCCGTCGCCGCGGACCGCGCGCCCGGCGAGCCGCGGCTCGCGGTGCTCCGCGACCGCCCGTACGCGCTGCTCGCCCTGATCAACATGGTGATGCTGCTGTACATCCCGATCCTGGGCGTGATCATGCCGCTCTGGATCTCCCTGCACACCGACGCGCCCCGCTCGCTGACCGCCGTCCTGCTCCTCCTCAACACCCTGTCCGTCGTCGCGCTCCAGGTCAGGGTCACCAAGAAGATCGACTCCCTGGAGCCCGCGATCCGTTCGTTCCGCACGGCCGGCCTCGTGCTCCTCGCCTCCTGCCTCGCCTTCGCCCTCTCGGCGGACCGCGGCGGAGTGGCCGCCACGGCGGCCCTCGTGGTCGCCGCGGCCCTGCACGTGTACGGCGAGATGGTGCAGTCGGCCGGCTCCTGGGTGATCGGCTACGAACTCGCCCCGGCGGACAAGCAGGGCCAGTACCAGGGGCTGTTCAACACCGGGATCGCGGCGGTCCAGATGTTCGGCCCGGTCTCCCTGACGCTGCTCCTCGTCGACTGGGGCACGCCCGGCTGGCTGGTGCTCGGCGGGGTGTTCCTCGCGGGCGGACTGCTCATGGCCCCGGCCGTCCGGTGGGCCCAGGGCCGCCGCGCGACGGCGGGGGAGACGGACCCGGCCCCGCTCGCCGTCTGA
- a CDS encoding OsmC family protein has translation MLNGVDLPARRALAEQIREDSWEAQLSIGVQAHPEPGARCRVDTEPMRLGSTRVARSFSVHQSRGTGAADASPSCLDPVGSLLVALGASVADSVAASLTGEGCHLTLLKVLPVVETGGDGGRSRLSYALHIEGEVSPEEARRAALAARERSSGHRTLEEPNEIRVVVQTARDEHLTARPVPADPAPFTGALRRAAEVAWEVGAHVIAEVDGVRVESDQPKQLFGADLAPNAQEYVLSALAAEALRFAAPADADGATGAAGVASGASAGAGDGGPAAADAVHASGRIDLRGPYSAQDAQVGLRNILVQLLPADPSAGDGSAAAAMRGWLTEGHALRLVRDAHPIHVELVLNGTPIAA, from the coding sequence ATGCTGAACGGAGTCGACCTGCCGGCCAGGCGGGCACTGGCCGAGCAGATCCGGGAGGACTCCTGGGAGGCGCAGCTGAGCATCGGGGTGCAGGCGCACCCCGAGCCCGGCGCCCGCTGCCGGGTGGACACCGAGCCGATGCGCCTCGGGTCCACCCGGGTCGCCCGGTCCTTCAGCGTCCACCAGAGCCGCGGCACGGGCGCCGCGGATGCCTCCCCCAGCTGCCTCGACCCGGTCGGGTCGCTGCTCGTCGCGCTCGGCGCGTCCGTCGCCGACAGCGTGGCCGCCTCGCTGACCGGCGAGGGCTGCCACCTCACGCTCCTCAAGGTGCTCCCGGTCGTGGAGACCGGCGGGGACGGCGGTCGGTCCAGGCTCTCGTACGCGCTCCACATCGAGGGCGAGGTCTCCCCCGAGGAGGCCCGGCGGGCGGCCCTGGCGGCGCGCGAGCGCAGCAGCGGCCACCGCACCCTGGAGGAGCCGAACGAGATCCGGGTCGTCGTGCAGACCGCGCGGGACGAGCACCTCACCGCCCGGCCGGTCCCGGCCGACCCGGCGCCCTTCACCGGGGCGCTGCGGCGTGCGGCCGAGGTGGCCTGGGAGGTGGGCGCGCACGTGATCGCCGAAGTCGACGGCGTACGGGTCGAGTCGGACCAGCCGAAGCAGCTGTTCGGCGCCGACCTCGCGCCGAACGCCCAGGAGTACGTGCTGTCCGCGCTGGCGGCGGAGGCGCTCCGGTTCGCCGCCCCGGCCGACGCCGACGGCGCCACCGGCGCCGCCGGGGTCGCTTCCGGGGCCTCCGCCGGGGCCGGCGACGGCGGACCGGCGGCCGCGGACGCGGTCCACGCCTCCGGCCGGATCGACCTGCGCGGGCCGTATTCCGCGCAGGACGCTCAGGTCGGCCTGCGCAACATCCTCGTCCAGCTGCTGCCCGCCGATCCCTCGGCGGGCGACGGCTCCGCCGCCGCGGCCATGCGCGGCTGGCTGACCGAGGGGCACGCCCTGCGCCTGGTCAGGGACGCCCACCCGATCCACGTCGAACTGGTCCTGAACGGAACGCCGATCGCCGCCTGA
- a CDS encoding SAM-dependent methyltransferase: MNQELSTAQAPAAYQFRPIGVVRSPRTVPQHDHWGDVSAVIELDPEQLEPDAVAGLDQFSHLEVVFHFHLVPESDTVRGSCPPRGRGDLPALGILAQRLKERPNRLGVSRCELAGVDGLTLHVRGLDALDGTPVLDVKPYQQIFQPAPETVREPTWLRAAMSAYYF, translated from the coding sequence GTGAACCAGGAACTCAGCACCGCCCAGGCCCCGGCCGCGTACCAGTTCCGCCCGATCGGTGTCGTCCGCTCGCCCCGCACCGTGCCCCAGCACGACCACTGGGGCGACGTCAGCGCCGTCATCGAGCTCGACCCCGAGCAGCTGGAGCCCGACGCGGTGGCCGGCCTCGACCAGTTCTCCCACCTCGAAGTGGTCTTCCACTTCCACCTCGTACCCGAGTCCGACACCGTACGGGGCTCCTGCCCGCCGCGCGGCCGCGGGGACCTGCCGGCGCTCGGCATCCTCGCCCAGCGCCTCAAGGAGCGGCCCAACCGGCTCGGCGTCTCGCGCTGCGAGCTGGCCGGTGTCGACGGACTCACCCTCCACGTACGGGGACTCGACGCGCTGGACGGCACCCCCGTCCTCGACGTGAAGCCGTACCAGCAGATCTTCCAGCCGGCGCCCGAGACGGTGCGCGAGCCCACCTGGCTGCGGGCGGCGATGTCCGCCTACTACTTCTGA
- a CDS encoding PLP-dependent transferase, translating to MYDVTLRAPAAPAAPGPPSAGAPGPVQRAEDAFAALHGADAALLLPGVVAATTAALLALTNPGGHVIASDQTRDPLRRVLLTELTGARRTVSFVDCTEVDAVAAAVRPETQVVYTPSLSDPLMKLSQLNDVATYAQMNDLLLVVDNTVLSPAQLRPLETGAVVVIEDASPCLDEWGDLSAALVTCVNRYLVPIREQAGLLGGQVDPWAAHLLERSLSTLELRMTARQANAERVADALRGHPAVHTVHRPTFDEADWALETHQGFGALLSFEVVPEAGNLDGVLAAAGPRTAAGSTLTLPALTTHAHLSERLRREAGVSRRLVRVSVGIEDPAPLIRRLRQALDAALAPDAGALAPAASAVSAAPASGAEGESC from the coding sequence ATGTACGACGTCACCCTGAGGGCCCCGGCCGCCCCGGCCGCCCCGGGCCCGCCGTCCGCCGGGGCCCCCGGCCCCGTCCAGCGGGCCGAGGACGCCTTCGCCGCCCTGCACGGCGCCGACGCGGCGCTGCTGCTCCCCGGCGTCGTCGCCGCCACCACGGCCGCGCTGCTCGCCCTCACCAACCCCGGCGGTCACGTGATCGCCTCCGACCAGACCCGCGACCCGCTGCGCCGGGTCCTCCTCACCGAGCTCACCGGCGCCCGGCGGACGGTCTCGTTCGTCGACTGCACCGAGGTCGACGCGGTCGCCGCGGCGGTCCGCCCCGAGACCCAGGTCGTGTACACGCCGTCCCTCAGCGACCCGCTGATGAAGCTGTCCCAGCTCAACGACGTGGCCACCTACGCGCAGATGAACGACCTGCTCCTGGTCGTGGACAACACCGTCCTCTCACCCGCGCAGCTACGGCCCCTGGAGACCGGCGCCGTCGTCGTCATCGAGGACGCCTCGCCCTGCCTCGACGAGTGGGGTGACCTCAGCGCCGCCCTGGTGACCTGCGTCAACCGGTACCTCGTACCGATCCGCGAGCAGGCCGGACTCCTCGGCGGCCAGGTCGACCCGTGGGCGGCGCACCTCCTGGAGCGGTCCCTGTCCACCCTGGAACTGCGGATGACGGCCCGGCAGGCGAACGCCGAACGGGTCGCGGACGCGCTCCGCGGCCACCCCGCCGTCCACACCGTGCACCGGCCGACGTTCGACGAGGCGGACTGGGCCCTGGAGACCCACCAGGGCTTCGGCGCGCTGCTCTCCTTCGAGGTCGTGCCCGAGGCCGGGAACCTCGACGGCGTCCTGGCCGCCGCCGGGCCGCGCACCGCGGCGGGCAGCACGCTGACCCTCCCCGCGCTCACCACCCACGCCCACCTCAGCGAGCGGCTGCGCAGGGAGGCCGGAGTCTCCCGGCGGCTGGTGCGCGTCTCGGTCGGCATCGAGGACCCCGCCCCGCTGATCCGCCGCCTGCGCCAGGCCCTGGACGCGGCCCTCGCACCGGACGCCGGGGCCCTCGCGCCCGCCGCGTCCGCCGTGTCCGCCGCCCCGGCCTCCGGGGCCGAAGGAGAGTCATGCTGA
- a CDS encoding alpha/beta fold hydrolase codes for MSALDPEAHVLPGPALAGHSSGVELLDYDAVPGATRAGGAPGSMLLLHGFGGDKRQLRPIGDALCPAGAVAVHPSLRGHGDSPSPDWGFSVLDFSADLHRFADVLPDELHLVGYSYGGLVAAVSAVTWGASRVRSVVVVDQSFDAHPHLHVADEWAEGSLLRWTYDFGHLPDLLERLGIPLLVLAADDSPKIPADERERLSRRAGASFSLEFIKGTHADCLRHTGDITSAMRAFYRNHFGGTDERECAA; via the coding sequence ATGAGCGCGCTCGATCCGGAAGCGCACGTCCTTCCCGGCCCGGCCCTGGCCGGTCACTCCAGCGGCGTCGAGCTGCTGGACTACGACGCGGTGCCCGGCGCGACGCGGGCCGGCGGGGCCCCGGGAAGCATGCTGCTGCTGCACGGATTCGGCGGCGACAAGCGACAGCTGCGGCCGATCGGGGACGCGCTGTGCCCGGCGGGCGCGGTGGCCGTCCACCCCTCCCTGCGCGGCCACGGCGACAGCCCGAGCCCCGACTGGGGCTTCTCCGTCCTGGACTTCTCCGCCGACCTGCACCGCTTCGCCGACGTGCTGCCGGACGAACTGCACCTGGTCGGCTACTCGTACGGCGGTCTCGTCGCGGCGGTCTCCGCCGTCACCTGGGGCGCCTCCCGGGTCCGCAGCGTGGTCGTCGTCGACCAGTCCTTCGACGCCCATCCGCACCTGCACGTGGCGGACGAGTGGGCCGAGGGGAGCCTGCTGCGCTGGACGTACGACTTCGGTCACCTGCCGGACCTGCTGGAGCGGCTCGGCATCCCGCTGCTCGTCCTGGCCGCCGACGACAGCCCCAAGATCCCGGCGGACGAGCGCGAGCGCCTGTCCCGCCGTGCCGGCGCCTCCTTCTCCCTCGAATTCATCAAGGGCACGCACGCCGACTGTCTCCGGCACACCGGTGACATCACCTCCGCCATGCGCGCGTTCTATCGGAACCATTTCGGCGGTACGGACGAGAGGGAATGCGCCGCATGA